A region of the Bacillus sp. NP247 genome:
AAAGCGATAACGCCCGCAATCGCAGTTGATACAGCTGCTAACAGGACAGCAATGGCAGAAATAATAAGACGTACCCTTGTCACATGAAGTCCAAGGTTTTTAGCCGTTTTATCTTGTAAAGATAATAAATTACACCATGCCCCTACAAACAGTGCAAGTATAAGGCCGATTGATCCATATGTAACAAGTACTTCCACGTCGCTCCATGTCTTCATCGTTATATTAGATGTTGTCGTCTGCTTAATACTTTTAATGAAATATCCGCAAATCGTAACGAAAGATTCATTTAAACCAGTAAACATCGCATTTATCGCTATACCGATCAAAATGATACGCAGCGGACTTAAACCTGATTTCCAAGAAAACGCATAAACAAGATAACAAGCAAACGCACCGCCTAAAAACGCGAATAGTGGTGTCCAGAAAAAGAACTGAGGAAATAGTGTAATGATAACAAGTGTCATAAAACTGGCCCCTGAAGATATCCCGATAACCCCAGCATCCGCAAGTGGATTTTTCATAACCGCTTGGAAAAGCACACCAGAAACAGCAAGCGCCGCTCCAGTGAAAAGTGCAATAATGATGCGCGGGAAACGTAAATCTTTAATGACTTCAACATCTTCATTTGTCCCTGTAAATATACCTTGAAAAAGATCAATGACACCTATTTCTAAACTACCTTTCACAGCGGATACAGTAGTCATAATAACTAGTAATACTGTGACGATGAAGAAACTCCAAATTTTTTTATTCATCTCAATCTTCCTTTATCTATACATGCATCATGGATACATCATTTTCTTTAATTCATCTAAGGCTTCAATAGCTGCTAAATTCCCCGTCGTTCCAAATAAGCGCTCTTCTAAATCGTACACTCTATTATTTTTAACTGCGGCAAAATGCTTCCAAATGTCGTTCGTTTTAAATTCCTTATCGAACATTTTCACAACTTCATCTGGCATACCATGCGCTGCACGTAAAATAAGATCTGGATCAGCTTTTTTTAAGTACTCTGTATTAGAAGCTAAATATTCTACTTTCTCACCTTGTACTATATTTTTACCACCTAGTTGTTTTACTAAATCCCCAATATAGGAGTGTTCTGTCGCAACTAAATAACTTCCAGGTACTCCAAGTAAAATAAGGACTGTCGGTTCTTTCTTCCCTTTCACTTGTTTTTGAATGTCTGCAACTTTTTTATCGAACTTTGTTACGACTGCTTCAGCCTGTTTCTCACGCCCATATTTTTTACCCAAATCTGTAATTGAATTTTGCATGTTTTTTAAACTCGTTAAATTTAAAAAATTTGCCTTAATGCCCGCTTCATTAAAAACTGGCTTCAACTCATATTCAAGCGTCGTAAC
Encoded here:
- a CDS encoding iron ABC transporter permease, whose protein sequence is MNKKIWSFFIVTVLLVIMTTVSAVKGSLEIGVIDLFQGIFTGTNEDVEVIKDLRFPRIIIALFTGAALAVSGVLFQAVMKNPLADAGVIGISSGASFMTLVIITLFPQFFFWTPLFAFLGGAFACYLVYAFSWKSGLSPLRIILIGIAINAMFTGLNESFVTICGYFIKSIKQTTTSNITMKTWSDVEVLVTYGSIGLILALFVGAWCNLLSLQDKTAKNLGLHVTRVRLIISAIAVLLAAVSTAIAGVIAFVGLLIPHISRQLVGSDHKVLIPFSALAGALLILTADTIGRLIVPPNEIPAATIMAVIGGPFLIFLLRKSDRVHGN
- the isdE gene encoding heme ABC transporter substrate-binding protein IsdE — its product is MRVKKIMSVFMAIILLFSIAGCSSPKKETAKKVKSNSEERVIATTVAVTEIMDALEVDLAGIPTSSKTLPKRYKGLPEVGNPMSPDMEKVKSMKPSEVLSVTTLEYELKPVFNEAGIKANFLNLTSLKNMQNSITDLGKKYGREKQAEAVVTKFDKKVADIQKQVKGKKEPTVLILLGVPGSYLVATEHSYIGDLVKQLGGKNIVQGEKVEYLASNTEYLKKADPDLILRAAHGMPDEVVKMFDKEFKTNDIWKHFAAVKNNRVYDLEERLFGTTGNLAAIEALDELKKMMYP